A window of Synergistales bacterium genomic DNA:
GCCGTCTGCAGCGCACGTTCCACGCAGCGTTCGTACCCCTGCCCTTCGGCGAGGATACTGTGGGCCATTGTCCGTGCTTCCACCGTGAGAGAACGGAGCTCAATGGCGTGAAAGGTTCGAATGGGCACTGCTCCACCTCCGCTTTATGACGAAAAAAACCTGGCCCGCCACCGGCCGGGGCCGGACCGATAGACCAGTCCTTTTCCTTCAAGGATCGTGACGAGACGCGTCACCTCAGCGGCGCTCATTCTACTGACTGCGGCGATGGTGTCAACAGTCTGATCGCCCCGCTCCCGGACAAACCCGAGCACCGCATGCTCTTCTTCCGAGGCGGTGCCGTCGGTGTAGGTGTCCCCCGGGGGCTCGTCGGGGGGGAAGAGGTGTCTCTGCCTGGGAGCGTAGAGGTCGGCAAAGGCGGCGATATCCGTCAGGGGGAGGGCTCCGTCGCCGATGAGCCTGTTGCTGCCCCGGCAGACCTCCTCGTCGATCCTGCCCGGCACGGCCCAGATCTCCCGCCCTATGTCGGCGCCGAGCCGGGCGGTGATCATGGCGCCGCTCTTCCGCGGCGCTTCGACGATCACGACCCGTCCGGCGAGGGCGGCGATCAGCCGGTTTCGTTTGGGGAACATCCAGCCCTGTCCGGACATCCCCAAAGGATACTCGCTGACCAGCCCTCCTCCCACCTCGAGGATCCGTGCAAAGAGTTCCTCGTGCCGGCTGGGGAAAACCCGGTCGACCCCGTTGCCGAAGACGGCCACGGTCCGGCCGCCCTGGTTCACGGTGCCGCCGTGGGCCGCTCCATCCACACCGGCGGCCCCGCCGCTGACCACCGCACAGCCCCGTCGGGCGAGGGCCTGCCCGATTTCCCGCGCCACATGCCGCCCGTAGGCGGTGGTCCTGCGGGTGCCCACCACAGCAGCGGCTCCGGCGCCCGAGGCAAGCGTGCCGCGGAGGTAGAGCAGAAGCGGCGGGTCGGGGAGGTCCCACAGGGAGTCCGGGTAGGTGGGGGACTCCACGTGGACAAGCTCCACATCGCTGCGGCAGCAGGCGGCGTACTCCTCCTCCGCCCATCCGGACTGCAGCAGCCTGGTGAGCCTGGCCGCTGCCGTCTCGCTGCACCCAAGCTCCCTGACCCCCTGCTCGGCGCCCTCGGTGACGATCTCCTCCACCGGCGTCCCGGCGATTCTCCACTCCCGCCAGTGCCGGGCGTTCGCCGAACGGAGGCAATTCAGCAGAAGCAGTGTCTTTACTGTGGTGTCCATGCGCTCACCCCACAACGGTAGGAGACGGCCTCGGCGAGATGGGTGGCGGTGAGGCCGTCCTCACACTGAAGATCGGCTATGGTGCGCGAGAGACGCAGGATTCGGCTGAGGCCGCGTCCCGTGAGATGAAACTGTCTGGCCAGATCGCCGAGAAAGTCCTGCTCTCCATCACCGAGGGCAATCCGTTTCCGGAGCAGTTTCTCGGGGATCTCGGCATTGCAGCTGTATCCGTCGTCCTTCCAGCGGCGGCGCTGCCGCTCCCGGGCCGCTTCGACACGCTCCCGCACCACGGCGCTGGATTCGCCGGAGGGCTCCATGGAGACCAGCTCCTCCGGGGTCAGCCGGGGGATGGTGACCTGCAGGTCGATACGATCCAGCATGGGCCCGGAGAGCCGCTTGCCGTACCGGTCGAGCTCGGCGGGCGAACAGCGGCAGGGCTGGACCGGGTCGCCGAGGTAGCCGCAGGGACAGGGGTTGGCCGCCGCCACCAGCAGCACCCGGCAGGGATAGGTGACGCTGCCTGTGGCCCGGCTGATGGAGATGATGCCGTCCTCCAGGGGCTGCCGGAGCGCTTCCAGCAGATCGCGCCGGAACTCCGGGAACTCGTCGAGGAAGAGCACGCCCCGATGGGCAAGGCTCAGTTCGCCGGGGCGCAGCGAGGCGCCGCCGCCGCAGAGGGCCACGGTGCTGGAGGTGTGGTGGACCACCCGAAAGGGAGGACTGACATCCCGGGGAAGCGACATGCCCAGGGTGCTCCGCACCAGCAGGGTATCCAGATACTCCTGCCGGTCCAGCGGCGGGAGGATGCCCTTGAGGGCCCTGGCGAGCATGGTCTTGCCCGAACCCGGCGCGCCCACCATAAAGATGTTGTGGTGACCGGCTGCGGCGATCTCCACCGCCCGCTTGGCGCCGTCCTGCCCTTTGATATCGCTGAAATCGGGGTCAACGGCCTGCCCCCTGGTGTCCTGCAGGGGCGTGGTGGCGAGGGGTTCCCTGGGAGGGTGATCGTCGGGGTACAGCAGCTCGCCGAGATGACCGACAGAGTAGGCGGTCACGCCGGGGACGAGGGCGACCTCCCGGGCGTTCTCCTCGGGCACGTAGAGCGGCATATCGAGGTGTTTGGCAAGAAGCGCCGCCGGTACGGCGCCGCGGACGTAGCGCAGCCTTCCGTCCAGAGCCAGCTCGCCCATATAGAGCGCCGATGCCACGGAGGAACATGTCCCCTCCTTCAGGGCCATGCCCAGAGCCATGGGCAGATCGAGCAAGGCCCCTTCCTTGGGAAGGTCCGCCGGGGCGAGGTTCACCGCCACGCGGCCCCGGAGCATCACCCCCACCGAACGGAGCGCCGCCCGGACACGCTCCCGGGCCTCCCGGACCGCCGGGTCGGGCAGCCCCACCACGGAGATGGTGAAGAGCCCTCCGGTGATCTCCGTCTCCACCTCCACCTGCACGGCCTCGATGCCTTTGAGTGTCACGCCGAAGATCGCCGTCACGGCCCCGCCTCCCCTGTGATGTCCCGGATGTGCCGCAGTGTGCAGCGGTGCTCTTCCTTCACGGTCAGGGCCAGGAGATCGATCCGCCAGTTGCCGCGCCACCGGAGGCGTTCCACATAGGCCCCCGCGGCGGTGCAAAGCCTCCGGAGCTTCCGCGGACCCACCGTGGTCGCGGCCGGCTGCATCCAGCCCGCCTTGCGGGTCCGTACCTCCACAAAGACCAGCTCGTCACCGTCGGTACAGACCAGATCGATCTCCTTCCCCGCAATCCTCAGATTCCGTTCCGTTACCTGCCACCCCAGGGTCTCCTCAAGGTAGCGGGCGGCGGCCTCCTCGCCCCGCCGCCCCATCTCGGCCCGTTGCATGTCAGGGGCGGTACTCCCTGTCTACGTTGTAGATAAAGGCCAGGATGCGGGCCACCGTCTCGTAGAGCTCCTCGGGGATCTCCTCGCCCAGCTCGAGCACCAGGAGCGCACTGACCAGCGCCGCATCCTCAACGATGGGGACCTCGGCATCCCTGGCGATCTCCACGATCCGCTCGGCGACACGCCCCTTGCCGGAGGCCAGTACCCGGGGCGCCTCGTCCTCCCGCTGGTTGTAGCCGAGGGCGGCCGCCTTGTTCTGCTCTCTCCTGTCCGTCACGGTCAGATCTCCATGTCGATGTGAGGGTACCGGGAGAGCTGTCCCCGCTTCCCCGATCCGCCTGTTTCCCCCACACCGAGGCTGGACACGGGGAGCCCCAGCTCCCGCAGCTCGCTGTCCAGCTCGGACAGGCGGGACCGGAGAACCGAAGCGGCCCAGGCGCCTTCCGTCCTGAGTCCGGCGTTCATCTTCTCGCCGTCTCCCGAGACCTCGCCCTCCACCGTACCGAGGGCGACGCCGTCGATATCAAAGTGGACACGCCAGATCTTCTTTCCTTCATACTCCTCCACGTGGGCGCTGATCTTGGCCAGCTCGGTGAAATCCTCCCGGATGGGCCACCAGGCGGGCGCGAGCAGCGAGGGGTCCACACCCTCCCTGGAGGGGCGGGAGAGCATGCCGTGGGCCTCCAGAAACTCGCCCACCTCGGGGTCCTCGGCGGCCAGCTCTTTGAGGGAGAAGCGTTCCCCTGCGGCAATCCGTTTTCTGATCAGGCTGCGGGCCCGCTTCCAGAGCGACTGGGCCTTCTGCCCGTCGAGCTGGAGATACCAGCCTACCAGCTGGACGTTCCGCTCCGTCAACGGCAGCGAACGGGCCCAGAGCTCCACCAGCGATCCGAGGGTCTGCGGCTGTCCGCCGAGACGGGTCCAGGCCTGCTGGATCTGCTTCATCACGCCCTCCGAGAGCGGTAGCCCCCGGGAGAGCAGGCTGCTCGCCACCTCCCGGGACTGCCCGGTGAACCGGGCGAGCAGCGCCAGGTCCTCGCTGCGCAGTCGCAGCAGCGGCGGTGCGGTGGTGGCGTCCCAGACGGCCTGGAACCGCTGCCCAGCCGCGAGCGGCAGGTTGGCCATGGCCTTGAGGGTGTAGCCGGCCACACGCACCGTGTAGGCGTTGTTCCCCTCTGCGGAGACCACCACGCCCTTGACCAGCGCTCCGTTGGGGATATTGGGCTTCCCCCGGGCTGTCGCACCGGCCTGCTGGGTCTGTCGCCCGGCGATCCCCTGCTGCTGGGTGGGCTGGATCTGTCCGGAGGAGGCTCCGTTAATCCCGTAGGGCATCTCTACTCACCACACGCAAAACTCCGTCTATGGATCGGCGAGAGGCCGATCTCATGCACCAGGACCCGGTGTTCCCGGGTGGGATAGCCCTTGTGGCGGCGGAATCCCCAGTGGGGATAGAGCCGGTCCAGGGCCACCATAGCCCGGTCGCGCAGCACC
This region includes:
- a CDS encoding YraN family protein, which codes for MQRAEMGRRGEEAAARYLEETLGWQVTERNLRIAGKEIDLVCTDGDELVFVEVRTRKAGWMQPAATTVGPRKLRRLCTAAGAYVERLRWRGNWRIDLLALTVKEEHRCTLRHIRDITGEAGP
- the dprA gene encoding DNA-processing protein DprA, with protein sequence MDTTVKTLLLLNCLRSANARHWREWRIAGTPVEEIVTEGAEQGVRELGCSETAAARLTRLLQSGWAEEEYAACCRSDVELVHVESPTYPDSLWDLPDPPLLLYLRGTLASGAGAAAVVGTRRTTAYGRHVAREIGQALARRGCAVVSGGAAGVDGAAHGGTVNQGGRTVAVFGNGVDRVFPSRHEELFARILEVGGGLVSEYPLGMSGQGWMFPKRNRLIAALAGRVVIVEAPRKSGAMITARLGADIGREIWAVPGRIDEEVCRGSNRLIGDGALPLTDIAAFADLYAPRQRHLFPPDEPPGDTYTDGTASEEEHAVLGFVRERGDQTVDTIAAVSRMSAAEVTRLVTILEGKGLVYRSGPGRWRARFFSS
- a CDS encoding flagellar hook-length control protein FliK, whose protein sequence is MPYGINGASSGQIQPTQQQGIAGRQTQQAGATARGKPNIPNGALVKGVVVSAEGNNAYTVRVAGYTLKAMANLPLAAGQRFQAVWDATTAPPLLRLRSEDLALLARFTGQSREVASSLLSRGLPLSEGVMKQIQQAWTRLGGQPQTLGSLVELWARSLPLTERNVQLVGWYLQLDGQKAQSLWKRARSLIRKRIAAGERFSLKELAAEDPEVGEFLEAHGMLSRPSREGVDPSLLAPAWWPIREDFTELAKISAHVEEYEGKKIWRVHFDIDGVALGTVEGEVSGDGEKMNAGLRTEGAWAASVLRSRLSELDSELRELGLPVSSLGVGETGGSGKRGQLSRYPHIDMEI
- a CDS encoding EscU/YscU/HrcU family type III secretion system export apparatus switch protein → MTVTDRREQNKAAALGYNQREDEAPRVLASGKGRVAERIVEIARDAEVPIVEDAALVSALLVLELGEEIPEELYETVARILAFIYNVDREYRP
- a CDS encoding YifB family Mg chelatase-like AAA ATPase, which translates into the protein MTAIFGVTLKGIEAVQVEVETEITGGLFTISVVGLPDPAVREARERVRAALRSVGVMLRGRVAVNLAPADLPKEGALLDLPMALGMALKEGTCSSVASALYMGELALDGRLRYVRGAVPAALLAKHLDMPLYVPEENAREVALVPGVTAYSVGHLGELLYPDDHPPREPLATTPLQDTRGQAVDPDFSDIKGQDGAKRAVEIAAAGHHNIFMVGAPGSGKTMLARALKGILPPLDRQEYLDTLLVRSTLGMSLPRDVSPPFRVVHHTSSTVALCGGGASLRPGELSLAHRGVLFLDEFPEFRRDLLEALRQPLEDGIISISRATGSVTYPCRVLLVAAANPCPCGYLGDPVQPCRCSPAELDRYGKRLSGPMLDRIDLQVTIPRLTPEELVSMEPSGESSAVVRERVEAARERQRRRWKDDGYSCNAEIPEKLLRKRIALGDGEQDFLGDLARQFHLTGRGLSRILRLSRTIADLQCEDGLTATHLAEAVSYRCGVSAWTPQ